One window of Amaranthus tricolor cultivar Red isolate AtriRed21 chromosome 11, ASM2621246v1, whole genome shotgun sequence genomic DNA carries:
- the LOC130826908 gene encoding UDP-galactose/UDP-glucose transporter 5B-like: METSPVVAVKENKLLKGVFAISGIMFTLVIYGVLQEKIMKVPYGQNKEFFRYSLFLVFCNRLATSAVSAASLLASRKALDPVAPVYKYGLVSVTNILTTTCQYEALKYVSFPVQTLAKCAKMIPVMVWGTFIMQKRYKGLDYTWAVLVTIGCSISILYPAGDDIDPYKRGEESTIWGVSLMVGYLGFDGFTSTFQDKLFKGYNMEIHNQIFYTTLCSCVLSFTGLVLQGHLLAAVDFIYRHHDCLYNIVLLSTFVQVATASQFFISYTIRTFGALIFATIMTTRQLISILLSCLWFAHPLSPLQWLGAVIVFGSLYAKSFLKGSTQKPSPPEDDERKELIPVKGTNS, from the exons ATGGAGACGTCTCCTGTGGTAGCTGTCAAAGAAAACAAGCTATTGAAAGGAGTATTCGCCATCTCCGGAATCATGTTTACTCTTGTCATCTATGGTGTCTTACAG GAAAAGATTATGAAAGTTCCATATGGACAAAATAAAGAGTTTTTCAGATACTCCTTATTTCTGGTCTTTTGCAATCGTCTTGCAACATCAGCTGTGTCTGCTGCTTCCTTACTG GCAAGTAGGAAAGCATTGGATCCCGTTGCTCCTGTTTATAAGTATGGATTAGTTTCAGTAACAAATATTCTAACCACAACATGTCAGTATGAG GCTCTTAAATATGTCAGTTTTCCCGTCCAAACTCTTGCAAAGTGTGCCAAAATGATACCAGtcatg GTTTGGGGTACATTTATTATGCAGAAAAGATACAAGGGACTTGATTATACGTGGGCTGTTCTAGTAACTATTGGGTGTTCGATATCTATTTTATACCCG GCCGGAGATGATATTGATCCTTACAAGAGAGGGGAAGAGAGTACAATTTGGGGCGTGTCTCTCATGGTTGGTTATCTTGG ATTTGATGGCTTCACAAGCACGTTCCAAGATAAATTATTTAAAGGCTACAATATGGAAatacataatcaaattttttatacAACATTGTGCTCCTGTGTTCTTAGTTTTACTG GGCTTGTATTACAAGGGCATCTTCTAGCAGCTGTAGATTTTATTTACAGACATCACGATTGTCTCTACAATATTGTATTACTTTCTACT TTTGTGCAAGTAGCTACGGCTAGTCAATTCTTCATTTCATATACAATTCGGACCTTTGGTGCTCTCATTTTTGCGACCATTATGACCACAAGACAG CTTATCAGCATCCTACTCTCATGCTTGTGGTTTGCTCATCCCTTAAGTCCATTGCAGTGGCTTGGAGCA GTTATAGTGTTTGGCTCACTTTATGCGAAAAGCTTCTTGAAGGGCAGCACCCAGAAGCCCTCACCTCCAGAAGACGATGAACGTAAAGAGTTGATTCCTGTAAAGGGGACCAATAGTTAG